In one Rutidosis leptorrhynchoides isolate AG116_Rl617_1_P2 chromosome 8, CSIRO_AGI_Rlap_v1, whole genome shotgun sequence genomic region, the following are encoded:
- the LOC139861359 gene encoding E3 ubiquitin ligase BIG BROTHER-related-like, with translation MSTDINIHEHYLNVSLPADIPDDLREFLPEEEEDEGLTYEEVILQQATVYQSYQDNYEVTRNTVVVSDDDGDNDNHDDDDDHHHHHISDSSCSSDDDSETSRRESDSSHEATDEAFARSLQEMGEEFDEFFIAEFNTENLRATPTEQETSTVSSQDDVDPDNMRYEELVSLTETVGVENIGLSAARISQLPISIYTSGMFSMNNEDNCVICQENYKFGKHMITLPCFHQYHSKCIIKWLKLKKNCPICQKEVA, from the exons ATGAGTACAGACATAAACATACATGAACATTATTTAAACGTCAGTTTGCCAGCTGATATTCCCGATGATTTGAGAGAGTTTTTGcctgaagaagaagaagacgaaGGTCTTACTTATGAAGAGGTCATCTTGCAACAG GCGACCGTCTATCAGTCATATCAAGACAATTATGAAGTGACCAGGAACACGGTCGTGGTCtctgatgatgatggtgataacgataatcatgatgatgatgatgatcatcatcatcatcatatcagtgACTCGAGTTGTTCTTCAGACGATGACAGTGAAACCTCGAGACGTGAAAGTGATAGTTCACATGAAGCTACAGATGAAGCTTTTGCTAGATCTTTGCAAGAAATGGGAGAGGAATTTGACGAGTTTTTCATAGCCGAATTTAACACCGAAAATCTTAGAGCAACTCCTACA GAACAAGAAACTAGTACAGTGTCGAGCCAAGATGACGTTGATCCTGATAATATGAGATATgag GAATTAGTAAGCCTAACTGAAACTGTCGGTGTCGAAAACATCGGACTATCTGCAGCTCGCATTTCTCAGTTACCAATCTCTATTTACACATCAGGAATGTTCTCCATGAACAATGAAGATAA CTGCGTGATATGTCAAGAAAATTACAAATTCGGGAAACATATGATCACACTGCCTTGTTTTCATCAGTATCATAGTAAATGCATCATCAAATGGTTGAAGCTCAAAAAG AACTGCCCTATTTGTCAAAAGGAGGTCgcataa